Proteins co-encoded in one Bremerella sp. TYQ1 genomic window:
- a CDS encoding DJ-1/PfpI family protein, producing the protein MPAKKILMLVGDFVEDYEVMVPFQMLLMVGHEVSAVCPDKKSGDTVATAIHDFEGHQTYTEKPGHNFQLNATFDEIDVASFDALIIPGGRAPEYLRLNDKVLAMVKHFSEADKPIAAICHGPQILAAAGVLKGKTVCPYPAVGPEVVIGGGESLPPSETFDNAHVDGKLVTGPAWPAHPAWIREFLKVLGTKIEL; encoded by the coding sequence ATGCCTGCTAAGAAGATTTTGATGCTCGTCGGCGACTTCGTGGAAGACTACGAAGTGATGGTCCCATTCCAGATGCTGTTGATGGTTGGCCACGAAGTCTCCGCCGTTTGCCCCGACAAAAAGTCAGGCGACACCGTCGCAACGGCTATCCATGACTTCGAGGGTCACCAGACCTACACCGAGAAGCCAGGACACAACTTCCAACTGAATGCCACATTCGATGAAATCGACGTCGCCAGTTTCGACGCGTTGATAATTCCAGGCGGACGTGCTCCGGAATACTTACGGTTGAACGACAAAGTGCTGGCCATGGTCAAGCACTTTTCGGAAGCCGACAAACCCATCGCCGCGATTTGTCATGGCCCACAAATTCTCGCCGCCGCTGGTGTCCTCAAAGGCAAAACGGTTTGTCCTTATCCAGCCGTTGGACCAGAAGTCGTTATTGGTGGGGGAGAAAGCCTTCCTCCGAGCGAAACGTTCGATAACGCTCATGTTGATGGCAAGCTAGTCACTGGCCCTGCATGGCCGGCCCATCCTGCTTGGATCCGGGAATTCCTGAAAGTGCTCGGCACGAAGATCGAGCTGTAA
- a CDS encoding ankyrin repeat domain-containing protein translates to MIRTSAAFLTVVVFVVLLIGFGLFAWRTLVFAQPTPARFSSVQQAAVHDPSQIAELVAEKGSPEGGHDRMDDHSPLWYAVRFDKPESVAKLLALGADPNRATEEGESPLLTATFLGTSNADTEIVQMLLKAKADVNVRGPVHGQTPLHRAVVSENEAVVRMLIDHGANVNQVDVRGNTPLQTAVVNGSIPILELLFEAKADPEIRNEAGFRPIDQLNSCSNPEEVQAVFRKHDADSERRPPVKSND, encoded by the coding sequence ATGATTCGTACTTCGGCGGCGTTTTTGACGGTAGTGGTTTTCGTCGTCTTGTTGATCGGCTTCGGTCTGTTTGCCTGGCGGACGCTGGTGTTTGCCCAACCAACCCCGGCGCGGTTTTCGTCGGTTCAACAAGCGGCAGTCCATGATCCCAGTCAGATCGCTGAACTTGTCGCGGAAAAAGGCTCTCCGGAAGGCGGGCATGATCGTATGGACGATCATTCGCCGCTTTGGTACGCCGTTCGGTTCGATAAGCCGGAATCGGTCGCGAAGTTGTTGGCACTCGGCGCCGATCCCAATCGTGCCACAGAAGAAGGAGAAAGTCCGCTCTTAACCGCCACGTTTTTAGGAACGAGCAACGCCGACACCGAGATTGTTCAGATGCTGCTCAAAGCTAAAGCGGACGTTAACGTGCGCGGTCCCGTGCATGGCCAAACGCCCCTTCATCGGGCCGTTGTTTCCGAGAACGAAGCGGTCGTCCGTATGCTGATCGACCACGGAGCGAACGTAAACCAGGTCGATGTTCGTGGGAACACGCCACTGCAAACAGCCGTCGTGAATGGAAGCATTCCGATTCTCGAGTTGCTGTTCGAAGCCAAAGCCGACCCCGAGATCCGCAACGAAGCAGGTTTTCGACCAATCGATCAGTTGAATTCCTGTTCCAACCCGGAAGAAGTTCAAGCCGTTTTTCGTAAGCACGACGCCGATAGCGAACGCCGCCCCCCAGTAAAATCCAACGACTAA
- a CDS encoding gamma-glutamyl-gamma-aminobutyrate hydrolase family protein, with translation MFSKPVIGLNANFRNATHDRPAFSFISAGYFDAVIRAGGIPVVLPPVSTPEDQQAVLQRLDGVVMIGGPDLDPNRDGFMRHASIRMMEPRREEADRSMMKLIAQMRLPVFGIGVGMQLINVAMGGNLFMHIPEDLPGALPHHDTIDKHHRHGLEVTPGTLMEKIFGDGEVRVNSSHHMAIDELAPGFIASARSPDGVVEAIESIHEDWFAIGTQFHPEAESASALDQRIFEEFVEGVVAVKAGGVRVAAA, from the coding sequence ATGTTTTCCAAACCTGTTATCGGTTTGAATGCCAACTTTCGGAATGCAACCCACGATCGGCCTGCATTCTCCTTCATTTCTGCCGGATACTTTGATGCAGTCATTCGCGCAGGTGGGATTCCCGTGGTCCTTCCTCCGGTTTCGACCCCAGAAGACCAGCAAGCTGTTTTGCAGCGACTGGATGGTGTCGTCATGATCGGTGGTCCAGACTTGGATCCTAATCGGGACGGGTTCATGCGTCACGCTTCCATCCGCATGATGGAGCCACGTCGTGAAGAAGCCGACCGATCAATGATGAAATTGATCGCTCAGATGCGTTTGCCAGTGTTTGGCATTGGTGTCGGTATGCAATTGATCAATGTCGCTATGGGCGGCAATTTGTTCATGCACATTCCGGAAGACCTGCCGGGCGCATTGCCGCATCACGATACGATCGACAAGCATCATCGCCATGGGCTGGAAGTAACCCCTGGCACGCTGATGGAAAAGATCTTCGGTGACGGCGAAGTTCGTGTGAACAGCAGCCATCACATGGCCATCGACGAGTTGGCACCAGGTTTCATCGCCTCGGCACGTAGCCCAGACGGCGTCGTCGAAGCCATCGAGTCGATTCACGAAGATTGGTTCGCGATCGGAACCCAGTTCCATCCGGAAGCCGAGTCGGCTTCTGCCCTCGATCAGCGCATTTTTGAAGAGTTCGTCGAAGGCGTCGTGGCCGTCAAGGCCGGCGGTGTCCGAGTCGCTGCTGCTTAA
- a CDS encoding DUF1559 domain-containing protein has translation MRHEASRRYSQKNAAFTLVELLVVIAIIGVLIALLLPAVQQAREAARRMSCTNNMKQLGLAIHNYHDTFSIFPPGYLHPRDPNVNINDWMNWDNGYGWGAFILPFIEQSAIHDSLDFTTPWTSAEAQHEISAYVCPSDPGPPLNPYFYQGAYYADRDQPETERMAKSNYVANVGTTHVNGAKFSKSSTVRGVAGYQSDLKFRDFTDGTSHTIYFAERDSVTTRGSGQREEGGAIWIGVPKVFGAGSSQHVLGRFAGSATEVTLYAINSPKGTYGASLGVNSQHPGGVNVTLTDGSVRFLSEYTDWATVAGLARRTDGAVIGEW, from the coding sequence ATGAGACATGAGGCAAGCCGTCGCTATTCCCAAAAGAATGCGGCATTTACGTTGGTTGAATTGTTGGTGGTCATCGCCATCATTGGTGTCTTGATTGCCTTGCTTTTGCCTGCCGTGCAACAAGCTCGCGAAGCGGCTCGCCGCATGAGCTGCACCAATAACATGAAGCAGCTAGGCCTGGCCATTCACAACTATCACGACACGTTCTCAATCTTTCCGCCAGGATATCTGCACCCACGCGATCCGAATGTGAATATCAACGACTGGATGAACTGGGACAACGGCTACGGCTGGGGTGCGTTCATCCTGCCGTTCATCGAACAGTCGGCCATTCACGATTCGCTTGATTTCACGACCCCTTGGACCTCGGCCGAAGCGCAGCACGAGATCTCTGCGTATGTCTGTCCTTCCGATCCTGGCCCACCCCTGAATCCGTACTTCTATCAAGGCGCTTATTACGCCGACCGCGATCAGCCCGAGACGGAACGGATGGCCAAGTCGAACTACGTTGCCAATGTCGGCACGACACATGTCAACGGTGCGAAATTCAGTAAGAGCTCGACCGTCCGCGGCGTTGCTGGTTATCAAAGCGACTTGAAGTTCCGCGACTTCACCGATGGTACGAGCCACACCATTTACTTCGCCGAGCGAGACAGTGTCACCACGCGTGGCTCTGGTCAACGTGAAGAAGGTGGTGCCATTTGGATTGGTGTGCCGAAAGTGTTTGGAGCCGGATCGAGCCAACACGTGCTCGGCCGCTTCGCTGGTTCTGCGACTGAAGTGACGCTCTATGCGATCAACTCGCCGAAAGGAACCTATGGCGCATCGCTGGGGGTCAACAGCCAACATCCTGGCGGCGTGAACGTGACGCTGACCGATGGTTCGGTTCGTTTCCTGAGCGAATACACCGACTGGGCCACCGTCGCCGGTCTGGCTCGCCGCACCGATGGCGCCGTGATAGGAGAATGGTAA
- a CDS encoding RNase H family protein, with product MRESTPLYLLATGSRSDIEGGRWQFVLRRSDGRFEIAESDFEMNHFGDRVALLAVVRGLEAIPEPSRVQLLTPSRYILNGIRHGLCTWEDQDFKIERLGRRIAVRNHDLWSRVAQARQFHQINAKYSESSLTDTNRAEQWSEVATLGDDIEFALHQAQREIEGRSKPRSLATCA from the coding sequence ATGAGAGAGAGTACTCCCCTATATCTCCTCGCGACCGGCTCACGCAGTGACATTGAAGGTGGTCGTTGGCAGTTTGTTTTGCGTCGCTCCGATGGCCGCTTCGAGATTGCCGAGTCCGACTTCGAGATGAACCACTTTGGTGATCGTGTTGCTTTGCTGGCCGTCGTACGAGGCCTGGAAGCGATTCCTGAGCCAAGCCGAGTTCAGTTGCTTACGCCTTCGCGATATATCCTCAACGGCATCCGTCATGGTCTTTGCACTTGGGAAGACCAGGACTTCAAGATCGAGCGACTTGGTCGGCGTATTGCCGTTCGCAACCATGACTTGTGGTCGCGTGTCGCCCAGGCACGGCAGTTTCATCAAATCAACGCGAAATACAGCGAGTCGTCCCTGACGGACACCAACCGGGCCGAACAATGGTCCGAGGTAGCCACCCTGGGTGACGACATCGAGTTCGCATTGCATCAGGCCCAGCGAGAAATAGAAGGCCGTAGTAAGCCTCGATCGCTCGCAACGTGTGCCTAG
- a CDS encoding YdeI/OmpD-associated family protein: protein MNSNVDQYIADHPQWKSELTALRKILLASELTEDWKWRAPCYTLDGKNVAMLAAFKNDCVLSFFKGALLKDPEGILVKPGENSQSARVVRFTSNTQVKERKSALQMYLAEAAENERSGKQVATSNKADPYPAELTAKLDEDPQLKTAFEALTPGRQRAYVMFFSAAKQSKTRTTRIEKFVPRILDGKGMNDCVCGLTKKPPGCDGSHNQAK, encoded by the coding sequence ATGAACTCCAACGTCGATCAATACATCGCAGATCACCCGCAGTGGAAGTCAGAACTTACCGCGTTGCGGAAGATTCTACTGGCTTCGGAGTTGACCGAAGACTGGAAGTGGCGAGCCCCTTGCTACACGCTCGATGGCAAGAACGTCGCGATGCTTGCGGCGTTCAAGAACGATTGCGTCCTCAGCTTTTTCAAAGGTGCTTTACTGAAGGATCCTGAGGGAATTCTCGTCAAGCCTGGCGAAAACTCTCAGTCTGCCCGCGTCGTTCGCTTTACCTCCAACACCCAGGTGAAAGAGCGAAAGTCGGCGCTGCAAATGTATCTGGCCGAAGCGGCCGAGAACGAGCGATCCGGCAAACAGGTCGCTACCTCAAACAAGGCCGATCCATATCCCGCAGAATTGACCGCCAAGCTCGACGAAGACCCGCAACTGAAGACCGCATTCGAGGCCCTGACGCCAGGACGGCAGCGTGCCTATGTCATGTTCTTCTCCGCCGCCAAGCAGTCGAAGACACGCACAACCCGTATCGAAAAGTTCGTTCCACGGATCCTGGATGGCAAAGGGATGAACGACTGCGTCTGCGGGCTAACCAAGAAACCACCGGGATGCGACGGCTCGCACAACCAAGCGAAGTAA
- a CDS encoding acyl carrier protein, with amino-acid sequence MQDREVFEWIREKIAQTRNIRPDVVRMDSSLAEDLVPDSFELIELVCEIEKRFGFSIDYDEFADIQSVSDVVDFIQQRSAAH; translated from the coding sequence GTGCAAGACCGAGAAGTGTTCGAATGGATCCGTGAGAAGATCGCTCAGACGCGTAACATCCGTCCTGATGTCGTTCGCATGGATAGCTCTTTGGCCGAAGATCTCGTTCCCGATTCTTTCGAGTTGATCGAGCTCGTCTGTGAGATCGAAAAACGCTTTGGCTTTTCGATCGATTATGATGAGTTTGCCGATATCCAGTCGGTGAGCGATGTCGTTGATTTCATTCAGCAACGAAGCGCTGCCCACTAA
- a CDS encoding anhydro-N-acetylmuramic acid kinase: protein MTPCLRFMSAAILKVDGRGLNACFDVIHQLNVRTPPDVRSLLEQGGAGLTTGTQLPGMAARLVSELQVVNVERLLNTSGISAEKVTAIGQRGPGMAREYWKQTGTAISIGDPTILAEATGVTVIDHFEQRDITKGGDATGLDVLPMWLLLTKAVDSVSARPIVVVRLDQEIELFYLPARRKNRPIPAIAYRNIGPGFSLLQRLQNTCDRSSPVDAVENTDSASVFERALEDVVGHTSDRQLGEIADRIVAEAPDVLRSPTSLNRAMEEFWSERIHREVVNQFPTSPELAEIIILGRGARREALVQQLADKFESVPLTTEITRSWISGSVGASVAAIFAALNVDQISGNLPDLTGANAARVLGRITPGNPGNWRGVLAQMEMAARQTMPLREAI, encoded by the coding sequence ATGACTCCCTGTCTGCGCTTTATGAGTGCGGCGATCTTGAAGGTTGATGGCCGCGGCTTGAATGCTTGTTTCGATGTCATTCATCAATTGAATGTTCGCACCCCGCCGGATGTACGTTCGTTACTTGAACAGGGCGGTGCAGGGCTTACCACGGGAACTCAACTACCCGGAATGGCCGCGCGGTTGGTCTCGGAACTACAAGTCGTTAATGTTGAACGTCTGCTGAACACGTCTGGAATTTCAGCAGAGAAAGTCACTGCCATCGGTCAACGTGGGCCTGGCATGGCACGCGAGTACTGGAAGCAGACTGGCACCGCTATTTCAATTGGCGATCCGACGATTCTCGCCGAAGCGACTGGGGTGACGGTGATCGATCACTTCGAGCAGCGCGACATTACCAAGGGTGGTGATGCAACCGGTCTGGATGTCTTGCCGATGTGGCTACTGCTGACCAAGGCGGTTGATTCGGTTAGTGCTCGGCCGATTGTCGTTGTACGGCTTGATCAAGAAATTGAACTGTTCTATTTACCTGCTCGACGGAAGAATCGGCCTATTCCAGCAATCGCCTATCGGAATATCGGACCAGGCTTTTCTTTGCTTCAAAGACTGCAAAACACTTGCGACCGTTCCAGTCCTGTGGATGCAGTCGAAAACACAGATTCTGCCTCTGTGTTCGAGCGTGCATTGGAGGATGTGGTTGGTCATACGTCTGATCGGCAGTTGGGTGAAATTGCCGATCGCATCGTCGCCGAGGCACCCGACGTATTACGATCGCCTACCTCTCTTAACCGCGCGATGGAAGAATTCTGGAGTGAGCGTATTCACCGAGAGGTAGTGAACCAGTTTCCAACTTCTCCAGAGCTCGCCGAGATAATTATTCTAGGGCGAGGAGCTCGTCGTGAAGCTCTTGTGCAGCAGTTGGCTGACAAATTCGAGAGCGTTCCATTGACGACAGAAATTACACGTAGTTGGATTTCCGGTTCCGTCGGTGCATCCGTGGCGGCAATTTTCGCGGCGCTGAATGTTGATCAGATCAGCGGCAATTTACCTGACCTGACAGGGGCGAACGCGGCTCGAGTTTTAGGCCGCATCACGCCAGGCAACCCGGGCAACTGGCGTGGCGTTCTTGCTCAGATGGAAATGGCGGCGCGACAAACGATGCCACTCCGCGAAGCAATCTAA
- a CDS encoding 3-oxoacyl-ACP synthase III produces the protein MKYQNVCIEGLGYCLPDEIVTSAEIEQRLAPLYERLRLPEGRLELMTGISQRRFFPDVVQPGDVSIHSARNAMAATGLDPADVGALIHGSVCRDFLEPATACRVHHALGLPQDCVVYDVSNACLGILNGAIQIANMIELGQIKAGIVVGTESGRHLVDNTIETLNNSENLSRNDIKLAVASLTIGSASCAMVLCHKELSRTGNQLVAASARAHTQHHDLCHSIAGKNETGVGNPLMQTDSEKLMAEGIATGAATFADFLGETGWSTDQIQRTICHQVGLTHRKLVLEKLQLPIDNDFATVQWLGNTGAAALPTTLALATQTQFIEAGQNVALLGIGSGINCVMIGAEWNTTLVGGTGDMPEGMERSGALSAN, from the coding sequence ATGAAATACCAGAACGTCTGTATCGAAGGGCTGGGCTACTGCCTGCCTGATGAAATTGTCACCTCCGCCGAGATTGAACAGCGGCTTGCGCCCCTTTACGAGCGTCTGAGACTACCCGAAGGGCGTTTGGAGTTGATGACGGGGATCTCGCAGCGACGGTTTTTCCCCGATGTCGTGCAGCCTGGCGACGTGAGTATTCACTCGGCACGTAACGCCATGGCAGCGACAGGTTTAGATCCGGCCGACGTTGGCGCATTGATCCATGGTTCCGTATGCCGAGACTTTCTCGAGCCAGCCACCGCGTGTCGCGTGCACCATGCTTTAGGATTGCCGCAAGACTGTGTGGTATATGACGTTAGCAATGCGTGTCTCGGCATTTTGAACGGGGCGATCCAGATCGCGAACATGATCGAGCTCGGTCAGATCAAAGCTGGCATTGTCGTAGGAACCGAGAGTGGGCGGCACTTGGTCGATAACACGATCGAGACTCTCAACAACAGCGAAAATCTCAGCCGAAACGATATCAAGTTAGCGGTGGCCTCGTTGACGATTGGCTCGGCCAGTTGTGCTATGGTGCTGTGCCATAAGGAGTTAAGTCGTACCGGAAACCAACTGGTCGCGGCAAGTGCTCGGGCTCATACGCAGCACCACGATCTTTGCCATAGCATCGCCGGCAAGAACGAGACTGGCGTCGGAAACCCTTTGATGCAAACCGATTCCGAGAAGTTGATGGCGGAAGGAATTGCGACTGGCGCTGCTACTTTCGCCGACTTCCTGGGCGAGACCGGTTGGTCGACCGATCAGATTCAGCGGACTATCTGCCATCAAGTTGGCCTGACGCATCGCAAGCTCGTCCTGGAAAAGCTGCAACTGCCGATTGATAACGACTTTGCGACCGTTCAGTGGCTCGGTAACACTGGAGCCGCCGCGCTGCCGACAACGCTTGCCTTGGCGACTCAAACGCAGTTCATTGAAGCCGGTCAGAACGTTGCCCTGTTGGGGATCGGATCAGGCATCAACTGCGTGATGATTGGTGCTGAGTGGAACACGACGCTCGTCGGCGGTACTGGAGACATGCCGGAAGGGATGGAACGTAGCGGGGCGTTGTCCGCCAACTAA